The Leifsonia xyli genomic sequence TCGACTACGCCGACCGGCAGAACTACCTCACCGAGGCGGACGCGGGTGTGAGCACGCACTTCTCGCACGTCGAGACCACGTTCTCGTTCCGGACGCGCATCCTCGACTACCTCTGGGCCGGCCTGCCGATGGTGGTCACCGAGGGCGACCACTTCGCCCAGTTGGTCGAGGAGGAGAAGCTGGGCGTCGTCGTCCCCTCCGGCGACGTGGCGGCGCTCGCCGCGGCGCTCGAGAAGGTGCTGTACGACGAGAAGTTCATCGCCGCCGCCAGGCGCAACGTCGCTCGGGTGCGGCAGCGCTACTTCTGGAGCGTCGTCCTGGCGCCGCTGGTGGACTTCGTCGCAGACCCGCGGCACGCGGCCGATCTCGTCGCTCGCGGGGTCGTCGGCTCCGGCGCTCCGGTCAAGCGCGCGACGACCCGCCGTAAGAAGCACGGCGTCCGGCACGACGTGGGTCTGTTCTTCCACTACATGCGCAACGGCGGCCCTGCCGTCGTGGCGAAGAAGATCCGGAGCCGGCTGGGGCGGCGATGACCGACGCGGCGACGGCCCCGACCATCTCGGTCGCGCTGTGCACGCATAACGGCGCGCGGTTCGTCCGGAGGCAGCTCGCGGGCATCCTCGCCCAGACGCTGCCGCCGGCGCAGCTGGTGGTCTCCGACGACGCATCGGCGGACGACACGGTCGCGATCGTCGACCAGGAGGTCGCGGCGCACCGCGCCTCCGGTGCTCCGACGCCCGAGCTGGTGCTGCTGCGCAACGAGACCCCGCTGGGTGTCACGGCCAACTTCGAGCAGGCGCTGCGAGCGTCCACGGGCGACCTGATCGCGCTGAGCGACCAGGACGACGAGTGGGAGCCCGACAAGCTGGAGCGGATGGCCGCGTACTTCGCTCAGCGTCCCGGCCTCGGCTTCCTGCACACGGATGCGACTCTCATCGACGACGACAGCCTCCCGGCCGGCGGCACACTGTTCGGCGTCCTGGAGGTGACGGATGCGGAGCGCGCGGCCGTGCACTCGGGACACGCGTTCGACGTGTTCGTGCGCCGCAACCTGGCCACCGGGGCGACCGCGATGGTGAGCGCCGACCTGCTGCGGATCGCCCTGCCGTTCCCGGCGGAGTGGGTGCACGACGAGTGGCTGGCCGTCCAGGCGGCGGCGCGCGGCCGGCTCGACCTGAGCGAGCGTCCGCTCACCCGCTACCGGCGTCACGACGAGAACCAGATCGGGGCGGGTGACCCGACCCTCCGCCACAAGATCGGACGCGTGCTCGGTCGCCGTGGCGATCGCAACCGGATGCTGGCGGTGCGTTCGCGCATCCTCGCCGAACGTCTGGCGGGAGCCGCCGACGTGCCGTGGGAGAACCGCACGCTCGCGGAGGAGAAGGCTGCGTTCGAGGCGGAACGGGCGGCCCTGCCGGTCAGCCGGCCGGCGCGCGTGGCCCGCGTGATCCGCCTGGCCCGCGGAGGCCGCTACGGCCGCCTGGCGAGCCGAGGGCGACTGGACGTGCTCCGGGACCTGCTGCAACCGGCGTGAACCGCCGGGCGCCGTCGCCGTCGCCGGACGCGCGGAACAGCAGGACCGCCGCGACCGCGAACGCTGCGGCGGCGACGATCAGCACCGCAGGCGCGCCGCCGAGTGGTGCCCAGTCCGGCGAGCCGAAGAGCAGCGTCTTGACCGAGCCGTTCGAGCCGACCGCGTAGCGACGCAACGCCGTCTCGAACGCCCACAGCTGCCCGATCGCCGCCAGCGTCACGACGAGGACGCGCAGCCGCAGGCGGCTGTGCCGCGCCCGGAACACCGAGTCACCGAGCAGCGCCGCCAGCCCGATCACGAGGCAGAGGAACAGCGGCAGATTGTACCGGCCCTGCCAGATGAGGCCGCCGCCGTGGATGTAGACGGCCTGCACGACCGCGGGCAGCAGGAGGAAGGCGCCGACCAGTACCGAGGCGACGAGCAGTCGCCGGCCGCGGAGCACGAGCAGCGCGCCGACGCAGAGTGCGCCGATGGCGAGGCCCCAGACGTACAGCACCGGATCGGGCGCCGGGGTGTCCATCCATCCGAACAGGCCGACCAGGCCCTGCGAGTATCCGACGGTCCCGAGGAACACCTTCTGGAACCCGGTGACCGGCGATGCTCCGACACCGGGGAACTGCAGCGCGTCCTCGGGGTGGGCGATCGCGTTGGCCAGCGAGTTGGTCCCGAAGGTCCAGGCCGCCGCGGCGAGCGTGCCGGCGGCGACGACGCCGATCGTGACCAGGACGGCCGGGCGCCGCAGCAGCTGCGCGAGGCCGCGTCCACCGGTGAGCAGCAGCGGGACGGCCAGGGCGGCGAGCACCCAGAGCGGCGAGAGCCCGCGCGCGTTCACCGCGACGACGGCCGACACGGCGATGATGGCGGCGCGCCCGCGCAGTCGATCCGGGGCGGGGGAGAGCGTGACGCCGAGCATCCCGCAGAACACCGCGAGCGTCGCGGTCGCCTCGACGGCGCTGGGGTTCACCGTCCCGCTCAGGAACAGCAGCATCGGGGTGACGGCCACGGCGAACGCGAGCACGGGCATCCGGCGCTCGCGGAACGTCATCACCACGGCGAAGGCGAGCGCGGCGAATAGGGCCGAGAGCACGGCGCTGGCCACCCGCATGGCCGTCAGCCCGTCCGCGTCGCCGAACAGCAGCGACGGCCAGCCGACGAGGGCGTAGTACAGCGGGTTGTACAGCCCGGCGGAGGTGGGCGCTTCCACCAGCGCGGCCGGATCGGCCTCGGCCGGGAGCGGGCAGTTCGCCGGGACCGTGGGCTGGAACGCGTAGCACGTCTCGCGGTGCGCATCCGCGACGTACTGCGGCACGTGGACGAGGTTCCCCCACGCGGACGGCTCGCCGAACAGCTCGCCGCGCACCACGCTGGCGGCGCGGATGATGTGCGCGGGCTCGTCCGGAGAGGCCGAGGGCGGCGTCGCCCAGGCCCAGATCGAGCCGAGCACGGCGAGGACGGCCCACGCGGCGAAGAAGGCGGCCACGGGGCGCCCGACGGGCCTGCGGGTGACGGCGACGAGCCGGGAGAGCTGCTCCGGGCGCGTGCGCGGCACCGTCGTCACCGCGTACGTGCGGGCGTCGTCGCCCGGCGGCCGGCATCGGTCTGAGGAGGCACGGTTGCACCCTAGCGGACGGGCAGGGCTCGCGGGGCGCCGTTCCTCCGGCGTGCCTAGACCGTCGAGTGCACCAGGCGGTCGGCCGGCGGCTCGGCCGCGACCGTCGGCGTGCGCGAGGCGCGCACGCCCAGCCACACGCCCGCGGCGAGCAGAGCCGCGGTGAGCAGGAGCCAGAGCAGCACTCCGCCGGGCGGGCTCCAGGGCGGCGACCCGATCAGCATGACCTTCAGCGACCCGGTCGGCCCGACGGTGTAACGGCGGAGCGTGCTCTCGAAGGCGTAGAAGTGGGCGGCGGCCAGCGCCACCAGGCTGATCAGCGTGAGCCGTCGCAGCCATCGGGCGGCCGGGGCGATGTCCACGGTGCGGTCGAGGGCCACGGCGAGTCCGACGCAGAGGCAGACCAGGAGCGGCAGCGCGTAGCGGCCCTGCCAGATGATGCCGCCTCCGGTGATGTACGCGGCCTGCACGATCGGGGGCAGCAGCACGTAGGCGCCGAGCAGGGCGAGGGCGAACACCAGGAGCCGCCCGCGGAGCAGGCAGACGGCCGCGAGGAGCAGCGCCCCGATCAGCGCCGCCCAGATGAAGAAGACCTCCGGTGGCGCGGGCGTGTCGAGCCAGCCGAACAGCCCGATCGCGCCGTGGGCGTACTCGATCGTGCGCACGAGGGTGATCCAGAAACCGCTGAGCGGGTTCGTGCCCTGCCCGGGGAAGTGCTGCGGGGTGGAGTCCGGGTTCTCGACCGCGTTGTAGAGCGAGTTGCTGCCCAGCGTCCATCCCACGGCGAAGAGCGCGCCCGCGGCTACGACGCCGGCCGCGATCCACACCGCACGGCGGCGGAGCAGGTCGCGGATCAGCGGGAGCGGAGCCAGGATCAGCGGCACGGCGATCGCGAGCAGCACCCAGAGCGGGGAGAGACCGCGGGCGTTCACCGCGAACGCGCCGGAGACGGCGACGACCGCGGCGCGCACGGCGAGCCGGTCGGGCCGTGCATCGAGGACCACCGCCAGCATCGCGGCGAAGAGCGACAGTGTCGCGGTCGCCTCGACGGCCGTGGGGTTCACCGAACCGCCGAGGAAGAACAGAGCGGGCGTCATCGCGAGGGCGAACCCGAGCAGGGTGAGGGCCCGGCGCGGCAGCGCCCACAGCACGGCGAAGCCGAGGGCGGCGAAGAGGGAGGCGAGGATGCCGCTGACCACGCGCATCGCGTAGATCCCGGCGTCGTCGTGGAAGAGCAGCGACGGCCAGCCGACGACCACGTAGTAGAGCGGGTTGTACAGCCCCGCCGTCGTCGGCGCGGTGGTCGGCGCATCCGGAGCGGAGGGCGCGGGAGCCGCATCCGGGCCGTGCGTCACGCAGTCGGCGGTGCGCTCGTAGTGGAACGCGAAGCAGGTGAGCTGCTGCGTGCGGGCGATGTAGCCCGGCACCGTCACCAGGTGGCCCTCGGGGGACGGCGTCCCCACCCACTCGCCGCGGACGACGCTGGCGGCCCGGATGATATGGGCCGGCTCGTCCGGGGAGGCCGAGATCGGGGTCGCCAGGGCCCAGCAGGCGCACAGGGCCGAGAGGAGGGACCACACCACGAGGAGCGGTCGCCACAGTCCGCGCAACCCGCTACTCCTGCTCGCGGCTGAGCTGGGCGACGCGCTCCTCGAGCTGGCTGATCCGCAGCTCCTGGAGGGCGCTCCGCTCGGCCAGGGTGCGCGACTTGCTCTCGAGCGTGGTCAGTTCGGAGCTGTGCTGGATGCAGACCAGGAACAGCACTGCGATGCTGACGAAGAAGACCAGGTTGACCGGCTGGCCGACCCCGATCAGGCCGGCGGCCCAGTCCAGGATGGCCGGGAAGACGCCGATCAGGAGCGCGAGGCTGCCCGCGACGATCCACCAGATGGCGTGACGCTCGCGCATCCGGCCGCGCCGGAGCATCTCGATGACCACCGCGAGCGTGAGCAGCGCGGCGAGGATTCCGAAGATATAGCTGGTGATCGACATCAGGCCGTCGCCGTCTCCTTCAGGGCTGTGCGCGGGCGCATGAGGGCCACCAGCAGGGCGACGAACGCACGCCCGAGATAGACCGCGGACTTGACGAAGTTGTGGGAGGGCTGGCCGCCGGACCGCGGACGCATCGCGACGGGGACCTGACGGACGCGGAGCCCCGCCCGTCCGGCGATGACCAGCGCCTCGATGGTGTCGCCCAGGTACTCGGCCGGGAAGGAGTGGGCGAAGAGGGCGATCGCGCGCGGTCCGTTCGCCTTGAAACCGCTCGTCGTGTCCTTGAGCGGGGTGCGTACGACGCGGCTGAGCACCGTGGAGAGCACGCTCATCGCCCACTTGCGCGGTCCGCGCACGGTGTAGTCGCCCTCACCGGAGAAGCGCGCGCCGATGACCAGGTCGGCGTCGTCGAGACCGGCGAGCAGCGCGGGGACGAGTCCCGGGTCGTGCTGGCCGTCGGCGTCGATCTGGACCGCGACCTGGTAGCCGTTCTCGACCGCGTACTGGAACCCGAGTCGGAGCGCGCCGCCGACGCCCATGTTGAACGGCATGGAGGCGACCTGCGCACCGGCCGCCCGGGCGACCTCCGCCGTCGCGTCGAGAGAGCCGTCGTCGACGACCAGCACGGAGGCTCCCGGGAGCTTGGCGTGCACCTCGGCGATCACCGCCGCGACCGACTCCTCTTCGTTGAAGGCGGGCATGACGATGAGCGTGTCGGAGAGGGCGTAGGGCATGGCAGTCACGGTACTAGATGGGCGGCGGAGGGAGACGGCACGGAGGCGGGCGTCGGAGTCATTCTCGCACGGAGAGCCGGGTGGTCACCGAGCGGATGGTGAGCCAGGCGCCGACGGCGGCGGCGGCCGTCAGCACGACGACGAGGACGATCCAGCCTCCCGGCGGCTGCCACACCGGGTGCCGCAGGAGGTCGAGCCAGGTGCCCGTGCTGGTGAGTCCCGTCACGTAGCGCCGCACCATCCACAGGAACGCCGCGGCCTGGCCGATCGCCAGCAGGACGATCGACACCCGGACCAGGGGCCGCAGCGGCCCCGCCGGATCGAGCGCGGGAAGGGCGCGGTCGAGCCCGATACCGGCGAGCAGGAGCAGCATCACGGCGGGAGCCAGGGTGTACCGGCCCTGCCAGATGTAGCCGGCCACACCGATCACGGCGGCCTGCGAGAACGGCGGGACGAGCACGAGGGCGAGCCCGATCGGAAGCGCCGCGAGCTGCGTCCGGCGTCCGCCGAAGACGATGCCGGTGACCAGGATGCCGCCCCCGACGACGGCCCAGATCCCGATCGCGATGGCGGGAGCCGGGATCTCGAGCCAGCCGAACTGCGCGATCCACCCGGTCATGAAGGAGAACGTCTGATCGATGGTCCAGGAGAAGCCCTGCCCCAGCTGCTGCCCGCGCCGATCGGCTGGTAGGCGGGGGTGAGGGCACGGGGACGCAGGTAGAACACCGCGACCGCGAGCGTGACAGCGGCGACGACACCGACGGCGACCCACGTCGCCCACCACCGGAGCACGATGCGGAGCGCGGAGCGGTCGGACAGGATGAGCGCGGCCACCAGGGCGAGCAGCAGCCACAGCAGCGCGATGCTGCGGGTGTTCACGAGGAGCAGCGACACCGCGGTCACGCCGACGAGCCGCCAGGCCAGCGTCCGCCGCGACGCCGGTGCGCCGAAGGTGGCGGTCAGGAGGGCGAACACGGCCGCCGTCGCCGCCACCTCCAGCCCGTTCGGATTGACCGTCCCCGACAGGAAGAGCGTCATGGGCGTCACGCCCGCGGCGAGGGCGACGGTCGCCCACCGCGACCGGGGGAGCGACCGGACGGCGACGAACGCGAGCGCGAGCAGGGCGGCGCACAGCGCGGCGCTCACGAGCCGCATGGCGTACAGGCCCTTGGCGCCGTCGAGCACCGCGGTCGGCCAGCCGACGGCCAGGTAGAACACCGGGGTGCTCAGACCGGTCGACGAGTGACCGGTGGCGGGCTCGTCCTGGTCGGCGATCGGGGTGACGCACGCCGGGGTCTGGGTGATGTCCCGCTTGAAGCACGGCATGTGCTTCTCGAGCTGTGCGAAGTACTCCGAGACCTTCAGATCGATGGTCCCGGGGACGGCCGTCGACTCCGGCCCGAAGAGCTGACCGTGCGCGGCCGCGTAGGCCCGCATGGCATGAGCCGGCTCGTCGGGGCTGGCGCCCTGCGGCACCGCGAGCGAGTAGGAGCCCATCATCAGGAACAGCACGCCGAAGGCCAGCCAGAACGTCGTCCACGCGCCGCGGACGCCGGTCCGGGGTGGCACAGAGGTCATCACGGCATCCTGTCGGTCGCGGAGCACCTGCACGAACCCGGTGAGGTAGGTTCGGATGCTGGGCGGAGGCCGCCCGCGCAGGCTGACGAAAAGGGGACAGGTGGACGATACCATCCGAGCTTCACGCGCCCGGTGGTGGTCCGCGGCGGTCCTGCTGCTCATCGCGGCGGCCGGTGTCGTCCTCGCGGCGGCGGGCGTGACGATCTGGGTCCTCGGCGCCGCGGCCGCCGTCTCCGTCGCAGCGGCCTCCCGGTCGCGGGTGGTGGGCATCGCCGCCGGAGTCGTCGTGCCGCTCGTGGTGGGGGCGTTCGCCGTCCGCGCGTTCCACAAGGTCGGGCTGAGCCTGGCGGCGGGGAACATCCTCGTGCTGAGCGCGACCGTGGTCGTCGCCCTGGCGGCCGTGGTCTTCGGTCGCGGGTTCCGGCTCCCGTCGTCTCGCGGCTGGTGGCTCGCGCTCGCCGCCGGCGCCCTGCCGGCCCTGGTCGCGGTGGTGTTCTGCGGCCTGCCCCTGCTCCGCGACGGCCACGCGCTGTCCTGGGCGATGCAGAACGACGCCGTGTGGAACCTCGTCTCCTCCCGCTTCCTCATCACCGACGCGGGACTCATCCCCTCGCTGCACCCGAACGTCTCGCCCCTCGTCTCGGTGCTGCTGGCGGCCGCGATGGCCACCGGACGCCCGGAGGCCGGCGCCCCCGGGCTCCTGCAGCACGACATCGCGGCGATGGCGGGCGTCTTCGCCGCGACCACCGTCGTCACCGCCTTCCTCGCCGGGCTGGTCGCCGGGCAGCTGGTGCGCGGGCCGCGCCCGGTGCTCCGTTCGATCGCCGCGGTGCTGGGCTCCGCGCTCATCCTCTCGTGGTTCGTCGCCGGGTTCTCGATCCAGTTCGGCTTCTACAACGTGATGCCGACGCTGGCGTGCCTCTTCGCCGCGTGGCTGGCGTGGCGCGGCGCCGGGCGCACCCCCGTCGCCGCCATCGGCATCCTGCTGCTGGCGGCGACCGCGCTGCTCGCGCTCTGGGCGTTCCTCGCGATCATCCCGCTCGCGCTCGCGGGCGTGGCCGGCGTCCGCTGGCTCCTCGGCCGCCCCTGGTGCGCGGGCGTCCCGTGGGTCGCCTGGGTCGCGCTCGCGGTCTGCGCCCTGCAGCTGGTGGCGTACGCCCTGCTCTTCTCGGTGCCCGACCTCCGCCGGGAGCAGGGCGCGCTCGCGCAGGGCGGCTCGATGGCCCCGGTCACACCCGCGCTGCTCTACGTGCTGGCCGGCGTCGCGATCGCGCTTGCCGCGGTGAGCTTCGCCACGCCGGGGCGACGCTCGCATCTGCTCGGGGTGCTCGCGGTCGTGGTGCCGTCGGTCGGGGTCTACATCTTCCTCGCGAGCAACGTGGGCGCGGACCAGTACGCGTGGGGCTACTACCCGGCGAAGCTGGTCTGGTTCATCGGGATCCTGTCGCTGGTCCTCTCCCTCGGCCTCGCGCTCGACGCGGTCGCCGCCGCCACGCTCACCGTCTGGCGCCGGGTCGCCGCGGTCGCCGGCGTGCTGATCGCCGTGGGGTCGACCGCCGCGGGGGTCCTGCCGAAGCCGCCGACGTTCGGCGCTCTGGTGCCGTACGCGGACATCCTGCATGGACAGGGGGTGGCCAGCGGCGACGCGGTGCTCCCGACCCTCTTCGCGCTGAAGGACCCGTCGCAGGCCCACACGATGCTCGCCGGCTACTTCGACTGGCGCGCGGACGGCTTCGCGAACCTCTGGCTGCTCGGCGCGTCGGCCACCAGCGGCACGGACCCCATCCGGCCGTTCGGCTACTCGCTGCGGGTGGACGACCCGCAGCAGGTCTGCGCCGCGCTGGGCGCCTGGGGGCCGGGCGCCGAGATCCGGACGCACGACGAAGGCCTGGAGGCCCGCTTGCGGGAGCTGTGCCCGGACGCCGACCCGCGGGTCGTCGTCGGCACGGTGCGCTAGCGCCGCCCGCTCACCAGCCGCGGAGGATGTGGCGGCTCAGGGCCCGCAGGCCGGCGCCGTCGCGCTTCTGGATCGCGCCGGGCAGCTTGGTCGCCGCGTTGAGCCGGGACGACCAGTGCGCCCCGGCGACGCGGGCCGCGTGACGCCAGCCGCGTGCGCGGAGGCGCGACTTCGCATCCAGGAAGAACGCCCGCTCCTCGTCGAAGCGCGTGCCGTCCTGAGCCGTCCACGACGAGACGCTGCCCGCGTGCCGTCGGTAGCGGAAGGCGTGCTCGGGGAGCAGCACCAGGCTGCCGCCGTCGAGCACGATGTCGAGCTGCAGTGCGAGGTCGAGCACCACGTCGAAGGCGGCGTCGAAGCCGTGACGCCGGACGGCCGCGGTGTTCCAGCAGATCGAGGGGAAGTACGTCCAGTTGCCGCGCAGCAGGCTCACCGCGAGCTGCTCGCCGGACAGCACGGTCGGCTCCGCGTGCGACGGGCGGTACCAGGACTTCACGCGGTCGGCCAGCGGCAGCGCCGGGCGGCCGTCATCGCCGATCACGGTCACGGCGGGCTGGAAGTACGAGCCGTCCGGATGGCGCGCGATGGCGTCGCGCATCGCGGCGATGTAGCCGGGCTCCATCAGGTCGTCGCAGCCCATGAGCACGAAATGCGCGGCCTCGACGAGTTCGACCGACTTGGTGAAGTTGCCGCTGACGCCGAGGTTCACCTCGTTGCGTACATAGTGGATGCGCGCGTCGCCCAGCGAGGACACCCACTCCCCGGGGGCGCGGTCCGGGTACACGTCGTCGATCACGACCAGGCGCCAATCGCCGTCCTCCTGGGCCCGCACGCTCTCCACGGCGTCGCGGAACAGGCCGGGGTCGCCGTAGAACGGCATCATGATGTCGATCGTCACTGCGTCCAGACTTTCGTCGTAGTGTTGGCGTGCCGCGATCGCGGCCGCCGACCATCCTTTCACGCGCTTCCGGGGAGAGACCCATCACCGCCTTCGAACCGCTCAACGAGCCCATTCCGGACTTCGAGGAGGCAACGGCACCGCGGTCGGCTCGGTCGTCGGTCGTCCTGATCCTCGCGGCGACGGCGATCTCGGGGATCGCCGGCTATGTGGTGACCTGGCGGGTGTACACCGAGGTCGGTGCGGCGGGGTACGGCGTGTTCTCGGTGTTCTGGTCGGCCCTGTTCCTCGTCGTGGGCATCCTGTTCGGGCTCCAGCAGGAGTCGACGCGCGCGACCGCCCAGACCGTGCGCGAGACGCAGCAGGCGGCCGAGTCCGCCGCGCCGGGCGCCGGGCGCCGGACGTCGCTCTGGGCCTTCGCCGCGGTCGCGGCGGTCGTCGTCGCGGTGGCGGTGCTGCTGACCAGCCTGGTGTGGGCCGTCCCCAGCCTCGGCGCGGCGAACGCCGGCCTCGCCTGGTTCGTGGCCGTCGGCGCCGGCCTGAACTGCCTGGTCGCCGCAGCGTCGGGCGTCATGGCGGGAGCCGGGATGTGGCGGCAGCTGGCGACGATCGTGGCGCTGGACGGCATCCTGCGTGTGATCGGCGTGGTGGCGGTGCTCAGCGTGACGCACGACATCGTGCCGCTCGCCGTCGCGGTGATCCTCCCGTTCCCGCTCTCGCTGGCGATCGTCTTCCTCACCGCCCCGCGGGCGCTGGTGCAGAACGCGCGCGTCGCGCTCGGCGTGCGCTCCCTGGTGGCGAACACCGGGCGCACCATGCTGGCCGCGTCGGCGACCGCCGTGCTGATCAACGGGTTCCCGCTGGTGCTCTCGTTCTTCGCGGGGCCGGAGAACCACTCCGACCTCGGGTCGCTGGTGCTCGCGGTCACGCTGACGCGCGCGCCGATCCTCGTGCCGCTGACCGCGCTGTCGAGCTTCCTGGTCAGCCGGTTCTCGCACCACCCCGAGCAGACCGCGCGGACGATCGGGCTGCTCTTCGCCGGGATCGCCGCCGTCATCCTGGTGCTCTGCGGCGCGGCCTGGCTGTGGGGCGAGCCGGTCATGCACCTCGTCTTCGGGTCGCAGTTCGACCTGTCCGCCGGCGTCCTGGTCGCGCTGATCGCCTCCTCCGGGCTCATCGGTGCGCTGTTCGTGAGCGGGTCCGCTGTGCTGGCCAGGAACCTCCACGGCCTGTACGCCGCCGGGTGGGTGGCCGCCTCCGTCGTCACCCTGGCGCTGCTCTTCGTGCCGCTGCCGCTGGCCGGTCGCGCGGCGCTCGCCCTCGCAGCGGGGCCCGCGGTCGGCCTGGTGGTGCACCTGGTGGGGATGAGGCTCTCGCGCGGGTCCGTCAGCTCGCGTCGCGGTGCGGCAGACGCAGCCGCCAGCTCATCCCCTGCGAGGCCTTGACCGTGCAGATGACGAGCAGCATCCATCCCGACTCCACCAGGATCGAGCTCTCGAAGACGCTCGTCACCAGCAGCGCGACCAGCACCAGCGGCGCCCACGCGTAGACCGTGCTGCGGCGGTTGGAGGCGAGCAGCCACGACCGGCCGAAGGCGAGCGCGATGAGGGCGACGAAGAGCAGGAGGCCGATGATGCCTACCTGCAGGTAGACGTCGAGATACGCGTTGAGCCCGTTCGCGTGGTAGACCCCGGTGTTCGCCTGGATGGCGGTGAACGGGTAGAGGTCGGTCGGCCAGGAACCCACCCAGCCCCAGCCGACGATCTGCTGCACCGGGATGAGCTGCCAGATCTGGATCCACAGCTGGTAGCGCACCTGGAAGTCCGCGCGGGCGTTGAGCAGGTCGATCACGCGCGTCCGGTAGATGTACGCCACGACCAGGACGGCGACCGTGAGGAGCGCGAGTCCCCACTGGAAGTACACCCGCTGCGAGGCGGGCGCCTTTCGGATGAGGAACAGCGCCAGGGTCGCCAGCCCCACGACGACCGAGACGGCGGCGATGACGGGGGAGTGGGCGAGCAGGATGCACAGCGCCGCCAAGGTGATCGAGTACGCGGCGATCAGGGGCCGGACGGATCGGGTCCGCAGCTCGACGAGGAACGTCACGAAGGCGATCAACGCGACGATGCTCAGCTGGTTGCGGGTGCCGAACAGTCCCTGGATCGGGCCGCCCGCGGCGATGTTGCCCTGGATCGCGAGGAACTTCAGCGGCGCATCGATCAGCAGCCCGCTCAGCACCTCGAGGGCGAGGGACAGCGACAGCAGGAACCGCAGCGCGTCGCCCACCACCCGGACGATCTGGATGGCGTCCCGCACCAGCGCGATGTACACGGCGAGGAACGCGAAGATCAGCTGGTAGATCACCGCGGCGGACGTCGCCCACTGGTACTGGCTCCACAGGATGGACAGCGCGCACCAGCCGACGAACAGGAGCGCCGAGATCGGCAGCAGCCCGTGCCACTCGATCAGCCGCCACTGGGCCGCGAACGACACCGCGGCCAGGACGACGAGGACCGCCAGCGCTCCGATCAACCCGGGCCAGCCGATCAGCGCCCGGATGGCGTGCGTCGAGAACCCGGTGATCACCGCGAGCAGGGCGAGCGTCGAGGTGAAGCGGGCGGAGCCCAGGAACTCGGTCACCGCGGGCGGCACCAGGGTCCGTCGGGGCGTTGCCATGCTCACAGACTACGGGTCCCGGCTCAGCGGGCGTCGGGGACTGACCGCTTCGTGGACACGGCGATGGCGACGAG encodes the following:
- a CDS encoding glycosyl transferase family 2 — protein: MPYALSDTLIVMPAFNEEESVAAVIAEVHAKLPGASVLVVDDGSLDATAEVARAAGAQVASMPFNMGVGGALRLGFQYAVENGYQVAVQIDADGQHDPGLVPALLAGLDDADLVIGARFSGEGDYTVRGPRKWAMSVLSTVLSRVVRTPLKDTTSGFKANGPRAIALFAHSFPAEYLGDTIEALVIAGRAGLRVRQVPVAMRPRSGGQPSHNFVKSAVYLGRAFVALLVALMRPRTALKETATA
- a CDS encoding glycosyl transferase family 2, giving the protein MTIDIMMPFYGDPGLFRDAVESVRAQEDGDWRLVVIDDVYPDRAPGEWVSSLGDARIHYVRNEVNLGVSGNFTKSVELVEAAHFVLMGCDDLMEPGYIAAMRDAIARHPDGSYFQPAVTVIGDDGRPALPLADRVKSWYRPSHAEPTVLSGEQLAVSLLRGNWTYFPSICWNTAAVRRHGFDAAFDVVLDLALQLDIVLDGGSLVLLPEHAFRYRRHAGSVSSWTAQDGTRFDEERAFFLDAKSRLRARGWRHAARVAGAHWSSRLNAATKLPGAIQKRDGAGLRALSRHILRGW
- a CDS encoding exopolysaccharide production protein; protein product: MATPRRTLVPPAVTEFLGSARFTSTLALLAVITGFSTHAIRALIGWPGLIGALAVLVVLAAVSFAAQWRLIEWHGLLPISALLFVGWCALSILWSQYQWATSAAVIYQLIFAFLAVYIALVRDAIQIVRVVGDALRFLLSLSLALEVLSGLLIDAPLKFLAIQGNIAAGGPIQGLFGTRNQLSIVALIAFVTFLVELRTRSVRPLIAAYSITLAALCILLAHSPVIAAVSVVVGLATLALFLIRKAPASQRVYFQWGLALLTVAVLVVAYIYRTRVIDLLNARADFQVRYQLWIQIWQLIPVQQIVGWGWVGSWPTDLYPFTAIQANTGVYHANGLNAYLDVYLQVGIIGLLLFVALIALAFGRSWLLASNRRSTVYAWAPLVLVALLVTSVFESSILVESGWMLLVICTVKASQGMSWRLRLPHRDAS